Genomic DNA from Veillonella criceti:
TACCCTTTGAATTCGTATCCGGCATCAATGGATTCATAGTTGTAAATCACCCCATCTAAACTTGTTCCACTAATACGTTCACGATCTCCTCCCTTTTTCTGTTTATTATTAGAGTTACGACTCATATGAAATGAAATCGATTTAAATATAGAAGCAGGATATACATAATCAGCATCAAAGGTGGCAAACCCTTTCATACTTTTATAGTCAACTAATGTATCTGACCAAGCTAATAAATCAACTACTTCTTTAGCCTCTTTCGTTGTACCAGTAAAATTCGTTGAATCTATAATACGTTGTTTTCTCTTTTGAATAGATTGTGGAATGGGAATAGTTCGTTGATTATTAGCTACAGGATACGCATCTACAAAACGAAGCTGGTTAAAAAATAAATTAACAAAATCTTCATCTTCATGAGCCAATTTACCTAGACCTTGCTCTTTTATAAAACGACCTGCCAAAACACCACGTAACACTGATCCAGATATAAAATCAACACTTTTTATTAACACACCATTAGTAGAGCTTGTCGTCAATACAATCGGTGATAACGTTTTAATAGTAACCTCTAATAGTTTCATTAATAAGCCCCCTCTAATCGTTTCGCCACTAACTCTACTTGATTATCTATGGTACATGTAATACGACCAAAACCTCGATTACGTTTTAATCCAGCTACTCTTGTATTTTGTAATAATAAAGCTAATAAGGATTCATTACTTGCTGTATCATCTAGTACTTCAATCGTTCCATAAAAAACTATCCCTGCATCAATAACTCTCATATTATGTAACGAACCTTGCTGTGTAAGGCCATTTTTATATGACTTTTTCATTTGATAGCGAATAGAAGAGTAACTTTCTAATACCGATTTACTATTAAAAAATTGGCTATATTTTGTTTGCAAATAATCCCACTGCTTACTTACCATGGCATAATTTTCTATAAAAAAATTAGAAATAATCAAATTTGGATTTTCAATATCACCACGATTGAATAAATTCTCTATTTCTTCTTTAGTTATAAAAGAAGCACCACTTAGTTCTGCCATCTCTAATAATTCAAGTGCACTTTCATATAGCAAGCCCCTAAATGTCCTAGCTGGGAAATAAGGCAACCCCCATCTATCATGAATTACGTCAGAATCAATATTAACATCCGCCTGTCCTGAGCTTAAATGAATTGGCGACTCCACTTTTATCGTTATTAAAAAAGATGTACTCATAACTAATCCTCCATCCCCACAGCATAATCCATCAATTCAATAGCATCCACATATGGTGTTTTTCCCTCAAACCAGAGCTTTTCTTCATAAGACTCCCAGTTGTTCACGGCCAATAAGGACTTACTATCACCTAATAATTCAAGATAACGCTGAATTTCATGTTCATCCTTTTGTAAAACAAATCGAAGTTCTTTCACTTTACCATATGAAACCGCTGGATTATCAGAGAACTTCCATTGATTAAACCGTGCAATACACTGTAATAGATTATCAATATGACGTGGATCATTTGACTCAATACCATTTACAATGTAAGGGCCAAAATGCATATTTCCCAAATTAGCCGTATATTCTTGTAAGCGAATTTGTTCTAACTCTGGTGCCTGTTCTCCATGTAACAGTGCAAAATCAAGCCAACTAGAACCTTTATAATTACGCGACTCACTTTTTGCTACAGCACATAATTGTTCTGCTAATTCATAACCACGGAAAAATGGATACGAAGTTGGCAGTATAGCAATCCCCGCACACGTATCAATAGAAATATCCTCAGGCTCTAACTCTTCTTTCATAAAATTCATGAACAAGCGCGTATATTTCAGTACATATTGAGCATTACATACAAACGTAATATCATCGCCCCCTAAAATTAAAGGACGAAGAGGGATTTTATGATTCGACCTACCTCCCTCAAGCTCAAGTTTTTTCTTATCATCTACAATAATGGACAATAATTTCTTAAAAGCTAATTTAGTTTTGTTAGCCACTTTTTTTGATAGTTTACTTCTATCTGTCAATGTTTTACATGCTCTAAATCGTAACCCCATATTATTGCCATCAATATGAACGATAGCAATATCATTGCCGCCTACATTTCGGCCCACAACGTGCTTCTCTTGACCCATATCATCTAATTCCATAGGGAATTCATAATTCTCTAATACATCAGAAAATTCAGATTGTAATGTTTCATTAGCTAATTTAGAATTATCAATTTTACTAAAACTCTCTTGTGAA
This window encodes:
- a CDS encoding RAMP superfamily CRISPR-associated protein, which encodes MSTSFLITIKVESPIHLSSGQADVNIDSDVIHDRWGLPYFPARTFRGLLYESALELLEMAELSGASFITKEEIENLFNRGDIENPNLIISNFFIENYAMVSKQWDYLQTKYSQFFNSKSVLESYSSIRYQMKKSYKNGLTQQGSLHNMRVIDAGIVFYGTIEVLDDTASNESLLALLLQNTRVAGLKRNRGFGRITCTIDNQVELVAKRLEGAY
- a CDS encoding Cas10/Cmr2 second palm domain-containing protein; translated protein: MKVRGLLFDTRSIQKYIFSGNKLKTNIGASYIVERLFEDVLCKEILEKKLKNFVQSQEPQRNFTVDVDSWEKSELVTEQLPTDCYVAYIGGGNALVLFSAEGADYRPETVKLFSKELLVLYPGVRIGAALGELSLDKEQFSLDLSELYKTLKDNQNCVSPNISIFDTGLTVPCETNGEVANYWYKENGQARIISQESFSKIDNSKLANETLQSEFSDVLENYEFPMELDDMGQEKHVVGRNVGGNDIAIVHIDGNNMGLRFRACKTLTDRSKLSKKVANKTKLAFKKLLSIIVDDKKKLELEGGRSNHKIPLRPLILGGDDITFVCNAQYVLKYTRLFMNFMKEELEPEDISIDTCAGIAILPTSYPFFRGYELAEQLCAVAKSESRNYKGSSWLDFALLHGEQAPELEQIRLQEYTANLGNMHFGPYIVNGIESNDPRHIDNLLQCIARFNQWKFSDNPAVSYGKVKELRFVLQKDEHEIQRYLELLGDSKSLLAVNNWESYEEKLWFEGKTPYVDAIELMDYAVGMED